The following coding sequences are from one Gadus macrocephalus chromosome 3, ASM3116895v1 window:
- the LOC132454556 gene encoding uncharacterized protein LOC132454556 isoform X1, translating into MSEIAEVHKMKVDGWIAVAVLLVQAQQGSPLEVHVSEGETVELKCPHASALPVRWERYMGGTMIYLLDHNKEGHFSLAADNRSLRVQRALSEHSGMYLCQGKNTVYLKVDPPLQEDQPVTSADYWLIRVIVVVGVVLGVALGAALVLLIHRKHCSRKTLQNHRSDPTPDPVVTSDPTSDGVYEEIPDQGDVLRRESGGAGVNQLAYAPPHGMGESNCAWNRKSVLHRDSMLAAAAVYQEMYGHPDGGVPATFHVLYMIGWKPHESQARPAKRGSATVSFSDLTQVGRTVTKETP; encoded by the exons ATGTCAGAGATTGCTGAGGTGCACAAGATGAAGGTCGACGGCTGGATAGCAGTGGCTGTGTTGCTCGTTCAGGCTCAACAAG GGTCCCCTCTCGAGGTGCACGTGTCTGAAGGGGAGACGGTGGAGCTCAAGTGTCCTCACGCCTCTGCACTCCCGGTCCGGTGGGAAAGATACATGGGAGGGACCATGATCTACCTACTGGACCACAACAAGGAAGGACACTTCAGCCTGGCCGCGGACAACCGCTCTCTGAGGGTGCAGCGGGCGTTATCAGAGCACAGCGGCATGTACCTCTGCCAGGGTAAGAACACAGTGTACCTTAAGGTGGATCCGCCCCTTCAGGAGGACCAACCAGTCACCTCTGCTGACTACTGGTTGATCCGGGTGATCGTGGTGGTGGGCGTGGTACTGGGAGTGGCACTGGGCGCGGCCCTGGTCCTTCTGATTCATAGGAAGCACTGTTCCAGGAAAACACTTCAAAACCACAGGAGCGACCCTACACCCGACCCCgtcgtgacctctgacccgacCTCTGACGGGGTGTACGAAGAGATCCCGGACCAAGGCGACGTCCTGCGTCGGGAATCAGGCGGTGCAGGCGTTAATCAGCTGGCCTATGCCCCGCCCCACG ggatgGGTGAGAGTAACTGTGCGTGGAACAGGAAGTCCGTCCTCCACAGAGACTCCatgctggcggcggcggccgtctACCAAG AGATGTACGGCCACCCAGACGGCGGCGTCCCCGCCACCTTCCACGTCCTCTACATGATTGGCTGGAAGCCCCACGAGTCCCAG GCCCGGCCGGCCAAGCGAGGGTCCGCTACGGTGTCGTTCAGCGACCTGACCCAGGTGGGCCGCACCGTCACCAAGGAGACGCCGTAG
- the LOC132454556 gene encoding uncharacterized protein LOC132454556 isoform X2 encodes MSEIAALLTMKIYGWIAVAGWLVQAQQGSPLEVHVSEGETVELKCPHASALPVRWERYMGGTMIYLLDHNKEGHFSLAADNRSLRVQRALSEHSGMYLCQGKNTVYLKVDPPLQEDQPVTSADYWLIRVIVVVGVVLGVALGAALVLLIHRKHCSRKTLQNHRSDPTPDPVVTSDPTSDGVYEEIPDQGDVLRRESGGAGVNQLAYAPPHGMGESNCAWNRKSVLHRDSMLAAAAVYQEMYGHPDGGVPATFHVLYMIGWKPHESQARPAKRGSATVSFSDLTQVGRTVTKETP; translated from the exons ATGTCAGAGATTGCTGCGTTGCTCACGATGAAGATCTATGGCTGGATAGCAGTGGCTGGGTGGCTCGTTCAGGCTCAACAAG GGTCCCCTCTCGAGGTGCACGTGTCTGAAGGGGAGACGGTGGAGCTCAAGTGTCCTCACGCCTCTGCACTCCCGGTCCGGTGGGAAAGATACATGGGAGGGACCATGATCTACCTACTGGACCACAACAAGGAAGGACACTTCAGCCTGGCCGCGGACAACCGCTCTCTGAGGGTGCAGCGGGCGTTATCAGAGCACAGCGGCATGTACCTCTGCCAGGGTAAGAACACAGTGTACCTTAAGGTGGATCCGCCCCTTCAGGAGGACCAACCAGTCACCTCTGCTGACTACTGGTTGATCCGGGTGATCGTGGTGGTGGGCGTGGTACTGGGAGTGGCACTGGGCGCGGCCCTGGTCCTTCTGATTCATAGGAAGCACTGTTCCAGGAAAACACTTCAAAACCACAGGAGCGACCCTACACCCGACCCCgtcgtgacctctgacccgacCTCTGACGGGGTGTACGAAGAGATCCCGGACCAAGGCGACGTCCTGCGTCGGGAATCAGGCGGTGCAGGCGTTAATCAGCTGGCCTATGCCCCGCCCCACG ggatgGGTGAGAGTAACTGTGCGTGGAACAGGAAGTCCGTCCTCCACAGAGACTCCatgctggcggcggcggccgtctACCAAG AGATGTACGGCCACCCAGACGGCGGCGTCCCCGCCACCTTCCACGTCCTCTACATGATTGGCTGGAAGCCCCACGAGTCCCAG GCCCGGCCGGCCAAGCGAGGGTCCGCTACGGTGTCGTTCAGCGACCTGACCCAGGTGGGCCGCACCGTCACCAAGGAGACGCCGTAG
- the ndufaf5 gene encoding arginine-hydroxylase NDUFAF5, mitochondrial, giving the protein MNKLVSNSRTRVLLTCRTWFSHPQRGVLTAAPNTPKSRLASLNPPPPQRTDSRRHRSGGAGMNVFDREMKRRQRKWAASLQGSQQFDYLRDEVGSRVADRVYDIARTFPLALDLGCGKSHIAQHLSKDVVERLVLADTSEDRLNQRSACEIPTQCVLADEEYLPFPENTFDLVLSSMSMHWINDLPGAFKQIQSVLKPDGVFIGAVVGGETLFELRCSLQLAETEREGGFSPHISPYTAVSDLGNLMGQAGFNMLTVDLDEIQVDYPSIFEVMTDLQGMGESNCAWNRKSVLHRDSMLAAAAVYQEMYGHPDGGVPATFHVLYMIGWKPHESQARPAKRGSATVSFSDLTQVGRTVTKETP; this is encoded by the exons ATGAATAAGCTCGTCAGTAATTCCCGGACCCGAGTCCTATTGACCTGCAGGACTTGGTTCTCCCATCCACAAAGAGGTGTCCTGACAGCGGCCCCAAACACCCCGAAAAGCCGCCTGGCATCCCTCAACcctccgcctccacagcggACAGATTCCCGCAGGCACAGGTCCGGAGGGGCAGGTATGAATGTGTTtgacagagagatgaagagacgACAGAGGAAGTGGGCAGCGTCGCTACAGGGGAGCCAGCAATTTGACTACCTTAGAGACGAG GTGGGGAGTCGCGTGGCGGATCGGGTCTATGACATCGCTCG AACCTTCCCGCTGGCTCTGGACTTGGGCTGTGGGAAGAGCCACATCGCCCAACACCTGAGCAAG GATGTGGTGGAGCGTTTGGTCCTGGCAGACACCTCAGAAGACCGCCTG AACCAGAGGTCCGCCTGTGAGATCCCGACCCAGTGCGTCCTGGCCGACGAGGAGTACCTGCCCTTCCCAGAAAACACCTTTGACCTGGTGCTCAGCAGCATGAG TATGCACTGGATCAACGACCTGCCGGGAGCCTTCAAACAG ATCCAGTCGGTGCTGAAGCCCGACGGGGTGTTCATCGGCGCGGTGGTGGGCGGGGAGACGCTGTTCGAGCTGCGCTGCTCGCTGCAGCTGGCCGAGACGGAGCGCGAGGGGGGCTTCTCCCCCCACATCTCCCCCTACACCGCCGTCAGCGACCTGGGGAACCTGATGGGCCAGGCCGGCTTCAACATGCTCACCGTG gATCTGGATGAGATCCAGGTGGACTACCCCAGTATCTTCGAGGTCATGACAGATCTGCAAG ggatgGGTGAGAGTAACTGTGCGTGGAACAGGAAGTCCGTCCTCCACAGAGACTCCatgctggcggcggcggccgtctACCAAG AGATGTACGGCCACCCAGACGGCGGCGTCCCCGCCACCTTCCACGTCCTCTACATGATTGGCTGGAAGCCCCACGAGTCCCAG GCCCGGCCGGCCAAGCGAGGGTCCGCTACGGTGTCGTTCAGCGACCTGACCCAGGTGGGCCGCACCGTCACCAAGGAGACGCCGTAG
- the LOC132454557 gene encoding uncharacterized protein LOC132454557 isoform X1: MSEIAALLTMKVYGWIAVAGWLVQAQQGSPSKVHVSEGETVELKCPHASALPVRWQRYLGGTMIYLLDHNKEGHFSLAADNRSLRVQRALSKHSGLYHCQGKNTVYLKVDPPLPVTSADYLWIPVGLALGAALVILIHRKHRSRKTLQNHRSDPTPDPVVTSDPTSDGVYEEIPDRGDVLRRESGGAAVYQLAYSPPHGMGESNCAWNRKSVLHRDSMLAAAAVYQEMYGHPDGGVPATFHVLYMIGWKPHESQARPAKRGSATVSFSDLTQVGRTVTKETP; the protein is encoded by the exons ATGTCAGAGATTGCTGCGTTGCTCACGATGAAGGTCTATGGCTGGATAGCGGTGGCTGGGTGGCTCGTTCAGGCTCAACAAG GGTCCCCTTCCAAGGTGCACGTGTCTGAAGGGGAGACGGTGGAGCTCAAGTGTCCTCACGCCTCTGCACTCCCGGTCCGGTGGCAAAGATACCTGGGAGGGACCATGATCTACCTACTGGACCACAACAAGGAAGGACACTTCAGCCTGGCCGCGGACAACCGCTCTCTGAGGGTGCAGCGGGCGCTATCAAAGCACAGCGGCCTGTACCACTGCCAGGGTAAGAACACAGTGTACCTTAAGGTGGATCCGCCCCTTCCAGTCACCTCTGCTGACTACTTGTGGATCCCGGTGGGCCTGGCACTGGGTGCGGCCCTGGTCATTCTGATTCATAGGAAGCACCGTTCCAGGAAAACACTTCAAAACCACAGGAGCGACCCTACACCCGACCCCgtcgtgacctctgacccgacCTCTGACGGGGTGTACGAAGAGATCCCGGACCGAGGCGACGTCCTGCGTCGGGAATCAGGCGGTGCAGCCGTTTATCAGCTGGCCTATTCCCCGCCCCACG ggatgGGTGAGAGTAACTGTGCGTGGAACAGGAAGTCCGTCCTCCACAGAGACTCCatgctggcggcggcggccgtctACCAAG AGATGTACGGCCACCCAGACGGCGGCGTCCCCGCCACCTTCCACGTCCTCTACATGATTGGCTGGAAGCCTCACGAGTCCCAG GCCCGGCCGGCCAAGCGAGGGTCCGCTACGGTGTCGTTCAGCGACCTGACCCAGGTGGGCCGCACCGTCACCAAGGAGACGCCGTAG
- the LOC132454557 gene encoding uncharacterized protein LOC132454557 isoform X2, which translates to MSEIAALLTMKVYGWIAVAGWLVQAQQGSPSKVHVSEGETVELKCPHASALPVRWQRYLGGTMIYLLDHNKEGHFSLAADNRSLRVQRALSKHSGLYHCQGMGESNCAWNRKSVLHRDSMLAAAAVYQEMYGHPDGGVPATFHVLYMIGWKPHESQARPAKRGSATVSFSDLTQVGRTVTKETP; encoded by the exons ATGTCAGAGATTGCTGCGTTGCTCACGATGAAGGTCTATGGCTGGATAGCGGTGGCTGGGTGGCTCGTTCAGGCTCAACAAG GGTCCCCTTCCAAGGTGCACGTGTCTGAAGGGGAGACGGTGGAGCTCAAGTGTCCTCACGCCTCTGCACTCCCGGTCCGGTGGCAAAGATACCTGGGAGGGACCATGATCTACCTACTGGACCACAACAAGGAAGGACACTTCAGCCTGGCCGCGGACAACCGCTCTCTGAGGGTGCAGCGGGCGCTATCAAAGCACAGCGGCCTGTACCACTGCCAGG ggatgGGTGAGAGTAACTGTGCGTGGAACAGGAAGTCCGTCCTCCACAGAGACTCCatgctggcggcggcggccgtctACCAAG AGATGTACGGCCACCCAGACGGCGGCGTCCCCGCCACCTTCCACGTCCTCTACATGATTGGCTGGAAGCCTCACGAGTCCCAG GCCCGGCCGGCCAAGCGAGGGTCCGCTACGGTGTCGTTCAGCGACCTGACCCAGGTGGGCCGCACCGTCACCAAGGAGACGCCGTAG